From Deltaproteobacteria bacterium, one genomic window encodes:
- a CDS encoding MBL fold metallo-hydrolase: MKVKWYGHSAFLLTSSQGFKIITDPYESGGFGGAIGYGQIPDEADVVLVSHDHADHNYVKGLPGKPMVVQGSGTHRVKDLEVRGIATHHDEGQGSQRGGNTTFCFTLDGLQICHLGDLGHVPTEQQVKQIGPVDLLLMPIGGVYTIDPPQATLTAQQLNPRVIIPMHFKTPRCGFPLALVEEFTKGKSSVKNLGASEWEIKRENLPPTPEIIVLQPAL; this comes from the coding sequence ATGAAAGTAAAATGGTATGGCCATTCAGCTTTTTTGCTTACCTCTAGCCAAGGGTTTAAAATCATCACCGATCCCTACGAATCTGGGGGTTTCGGGGGGGCCATCGGCTATGGCCAAATTCCGGATGAGGCCGATGTGGTTCTGGTAAGTCACGATCATGCCGATCATAATTACGTAAAAGGCCTTCCGGGGAAACCAATGGTGGTGCAAGGCTCAGGCACCCACCGGGTAAAAGACTTAGAGGTAAGAGGGATTGCCACGCACCACGATGAAGGACAGGGTTCCCAAAGGGGAGGGAATACCACTTTCTGTTTCACTCTCGACGGTCTTCAAATATGCCACCTGGGCGACCTTGGACACGTACCCACCGAACAACAGGTTAAACAAATCGGCCCGGTGGACTTACTTCTTATGCCCATCGGAGGCGTTTACACCATAGACCCCCCCCAGGCTACCTTGACGGCTCAGCAATTGAATCCCCGGGTGATCATCCCCATGCATTTCAAAACTCCTCGATGCGGTTTTCCCCTAGCGCTCGTGGAAGAGTTTACCAAAGGAAAGTCATCGGTTAAAAATCTTGGGGCCAGTGAATGGGAGATCAAGAGGGAAAATCTCCCCCCAACACCTGAGATTATCGTTTTGCAGCCAGCCCTTTAA